The Longimicrobiales bacterium genome contains a region encoding:
- a CDS encoding alpha/beta fold hydrolase — translation MTSMDGDELATEMYVPTDARDGVPVVILLHGRGADRTDLFSMRRFFPPGWAVIAPDAPFPAAPWGYGPGRAWYRYLGRNTPDPESFSASLAALDHLLKALPHSLGVTPGRIALGGFSQGGTVSLGYALSHSDRVLSVLNFSGFLPDHPAVNATPDTVRNARIFWGHGTQDSAIPFELAMEGRDILRQAGAQLDARDYDIGHSISQDELHDAVAWLNGD, via the coding sequence ATGACATCCATGGATGGCGACGAGCTCGCAACCGAGATGTATGTCCCGACGGACGCCCGCGACGGTGTGCCAGTCGTCATCCTGCTCCATGGCCGGGGCGCGGACCGCACCGATCTGTTTTCGATGCGGCGATTTTTCCCGCCGGGTTGGGCGGTGATTGCACCGGACGCGCCCTTTCCGGCCGCGCCATGGGGCTACGGTCCCGGTCGTGCCTGGTATCGCTACCTGGGTCGCAACACGCCGGATCCGGAGAGCTTCAGTGCGAGTCTCGCGGCCCTTGACCATCTGCTGAAAGCACTGCCGCACTCGCTCGGTGTTACGCCCGGCCGCATCGCCCTTGGCGGATTCTCACAGGGCGGCACGGTGAGTCTCGGATACGCGCTGTCGCATTCCGACCGAGTGCTGAGCGTCCTCAACTTCAGCGGCTTCCTCCCCGATCATCCTGCCGTGAACGCCACGCCGGATACCGTGCGCAACGCACGGATCTTCTGGGGTCACGGCACACAGGACTCCGCGATTCCGTTCGAGCTGGCGATGGAGGGGCGTGACATCCTGCGGCAGGCCGGCGCCCAGCTGGATGCGCGGGATTACGACATCGGCCACAGCATCAGCCAGGACGAGCTGCACGATGCAGTCGCGTGGCTGAACGGCGACTGA
- a CDS encoding DUF1080 domain-containing protein — protein MRKRRDLLVTVSVLALVTAACAPGNSDVADAGDAAGADGAAAADERAAAATAGDARRANSLTPEEVEQGWHLLFDGSSTGGWRGYNRSDMPDGWQAVDGALTRVADAGDIVTMEQYGDFELALDWVVRPRGNSGVFYRAIESDDPIYYSAPEMQVLDDAGHADGGSRLTAAGANYGLHPAPEGVVRPAGEWNSVRLVVDGNHVEHWLNGQKVVEYELGSDDWKQRVANSKFIEWPSYGTAARGHIGLQDHGDWVAFRNIRIRVLP, from the coding sequence ATGCGGAAGAGAAGAGACCTGCTGGTGACCGTGTCCGTGCTCGCGCTCGTGACCGCTGCCTGTGCGCCGGGGAACAGCGACGTGGCTGACGCCGGCGACGCGGCGGGCGCGGACGGCGCAGCCGCGGCCGACGAGCGCGCGGCCGCCGCGACTGCGGGCGATGCGCGCCGCGCCAACTCGCTGACCCCGGAGGAGGTGGAGCAGGGCTGGCACCTGCTGTTCGACGGCAGCTCGACCGGCGGCTGGCGCGGCTACAACCGGAGTGACATGCCCGACGGCTGGCAGGCTGTCGATGGCGCATTGACGCGCGTTGCGGATGCGGGTGACATCGTCACGATGGAGCAGTACGGCGACTTCGAGCTGGCTCTCGACTGGGTGGTGCGACCGCGTGGCAACAGCGGTGTGTTCTATCGCGCGATCGAGTCTGACGACCCGATCTACTACAGCGCGCCCGAGATGCAGGTGCTCGATGATGCCGGCCACGCCGATGGCGGCTCGCGGCTGACCGCTGCCGGCGCGAATTACGGTCTGCACCCGGCCCCCGAGGGCGTAGTGAGGCCAGCCGGCGAGTGGAACAGTGTGCGCCTGGTCGTGGACGGCAATCACGTCGAGCACTGGCTCAACGGGCAGAAGGTCGTCGAGTATGAGCTGGGCAGCGACGACTGGAAGCAGCGCGTCGCGAACAGCAAGTTCATCGAGTGGCCCTCATACGGCACCGCAGCCCGAGGCCATATCGGACTCCAGGACCACGGCGACTGGGTCGCGTTCCGTAACATCCGCATCAGGGTGCTCCCATGA
- a CDS encoding gluconate 2-dehydrogenase subunit 3 family protein — MSNMTRREALRLMALVPLAGSLGCSLQDIGRAALQVDELSGLPLEPQFFTPSEWRTVRLLSDMVIPADEKSGSATDALVPEFMDFMLNESSESRQQRFRDGLAWLDAESGRRYGVAFADASEPDRRAVLDDIAWPARAPAEMEDGVDFFNSFRDMTAAGFFSSRIGYEDLEFRGNEFVAQWQGCPQEALDKLGVSYDVMEGRA; from the coding sequence ATGAGTAACATGACGCGCCGCGAGGCGCTGCGCCTGATGGCCCTCGTGCCGCTGGCCGGCTCGCTCGGCTGCAGCCTCCAGGACATTGGCCGCGCCGCGCTCCAGGTCGATGAGCTCTCGGGCCTGCCGCTCGAGCCGCAGTTCTTCACACCGTCCGAGTGGCGCACCGTTCGACTCCTGTCCGACATGGTCATTCCGGCCGACGAGAAGTCGGGCAGTGCAACGGATGCGCTGGTGCCGGAATTCATGGACTTCATGCTGAATGAGTCGTCCGAGTCACGGCAGCAGCGGTTTCGCGACGGGCTGGCGTGGCTCGACGCCGAATCGGGTCGTCGCTACGGCGTCGCATTCGCGGACGCGTCCGAGCCCGACCGGCGTGCCGTGCTCGACGACATTGCCTGGCCAGCGCGTGCGCCGGCGGAGATGGAGGATGGTGTCGATTTCTTCAACAGCTTCCGCGACATGACGGCCGCGGGGTTCTTCTCGAGCCGGATCGGCTACGAGGACCTGGAGTTCCGCGGCAACGAGTTCGTCGCGCAGTGGCAGGGCTGCCCGCAGGAGGCGCTCGACAAGCTCGGCGTCAGCTATGACGTGATGGAGGGTCGGGCATGA
- a CDS encoding Gfo/Idh/MocA family oxidoreductase, producing MSDRLGIGFIGSGFNTQFHLRAFTGVRDADVLGIYSPTRKNAEAAAALARELDVGDARAFRSIGDMVADPRIDAIWLCGPNQARVENVEEIVDAIRSGRGELRGIACEKPLARNVGEAKRVLQLVKSVKLNHGYLENQLFAPQVETGRKLLWARGAALTGRPYLARAAEEHSGPHMPWFWQGNLQGGGVLNDMMCHSVEVVRHLLTEPGAARATLKPVRVTGHIASLKWTQPRYAKQLAKTMGREVDYTKRPSEDFASVMIEFETADGQRVLGEATTSWSYVGAGLRLSAELLGPEYSMSWNTLDSGLKLFFSREVKGPAGEDLVEKQNAEVGQMPVVAEEWVAYGYEAEDRHFVRAFRRGEKPDLTFDDGLEVVKLLMTAYRSAEEGKTLRFPGKGLDEYVPKVGKGTWKP from the coding sequence ATGAGCGACCGTCTGGGCATCGGCTTCATTGGCAGCGGCTTCAATACGCAGTTCCACCTGCGCGCGTTCACGGGCGTTCGCGACGCGGACGTCCTCGGTATCTACAGTCCTACGCGGAAGAATGCGGAAGCCGCGGCCGCGCTCGCTCGCGAGCTCGACGTAGGCGACGCACGCGCGTTCCGCTCGATCGGCGACATGGTCGCCGATCCGCGCATTGATGCGATCTGGCTGTGCGGACCGAACCAGGCCCGCGTCGAGAACGTCGAAGAGATCGTCGACGCGATACGGAGCGGCCGCGGCGAGTTGCGCGGCATCGCATGTGAGAAGCCGCTGGCGCGTAACGTCGGCGAAGCGAAGCGCGTGCTGCAGCTCGTGAAGAGCGTCAAGCTCAATCATGGTTACCTGGAAAACCAGCTGTTCGCTCCGCAGGTCGAGACCGGCCGCAAGTTGCTCTGGGCACGCGGCGCCGCGCTCACCGGCCGACCCTACCTGGCGCGTGCCGCCGAAGAGCACAGCGGCCCGCACATGCCCTGGTTCTGGCAGGGTAATCTCCAGGGCGGCGGCGTCCTGAACGACATGATGTGCCATTCGGTGGAGGTCGTCCGTCACCTGCTGACCGAGCCAGGCGCCGCGCGCGCGACGCTGAAGCCCGTCCGTGTCACCGGCCACATCGCGAGTCTCAAATGGACCCAGCCGCGTTACGCGAAGCAGCTGGCGAAGACAATGGGTCGCGAAGTCGATTACACGAAGCGACCGTCGGAAGACTTCGCGAGTGTAATGATCGAGTTCGAGACCGCCGACGGCCAGCGCGTGCTCGGCGAGGCGACGACATCATGGAGCTACGTCGGCGCCGGCCTCCGCCTGTCCGCGGAGCTGCTCGGGCCCGAGTACTCGATGTCGTGGAACACGCTCGACAGCGGCCTCAAGCTGTTCTTCAGTCGCGAGGTCAAGGGCCCCGCGGGCGAGGACCTGGTGGAAAAGCAGAACGCGGAAGTCGGGCAGATGCCCGTCGTCGCCGAGGAATGGGTCGCGTACGGCTATGAAGCGGAGGACCGCCACTTCGTGCGTGCCTTCCGCCGCGGCGAGAAGCCCGATCTCACATTCGACGACGGACTGGAAGTCGTGAAGCTGCTGATGACGGCGTACCGCAGCGCTGAGGAAGGGAAGACGCTGAGGTTCCCGGGGAAAGGGTTGGACGAGTACGTGCCGAAAGTGGGGAAGGGCACGTGGAAGCCGTAG
- a CDS encoding GMC family oxidoreductase: protein MMQQRTVYDVCIVGSGAGGGMAAYALTQAGANVIMLEAGGPWDNTSDDSAMLRPNYSSPRRGGSTPDRPFGEFDACIGGWNIEGEPYTRADGTRFDWWRARMVGGRTNHWGRISLRFGPDDFRRKSLDGLGDDWPIGYDDIGPYYDRLDRLIGIFGSREGLPNDPDGIFQPAPKPRCYELLVKKACNDLAITCIPGRLSILTEPLNGRAACHYCGHCNRGCQTNSNFSSTNVLIAPALETGRLTLRTHAMAREVTLDSAGRASGVSFIDANTGVDEHVQARVVILAASALESTRILMNSKSSQFPDGLANTSGMLGKYLTDTTGSDVAGFIPAMENHIPHNERGVQGGHVYMPWWLDNSKLDFPRGYHIEVWGGLGEPGAGFMGGIHRYPPGGGYGVDLKKQYRQYYGTTVGFSGRGEMIPNEQSYAELDPEVKDRFGIPVLRFHWQWSDHEINQVRHMQETFRAIIEHMGGTVFSPMPTRENGYGIATGGRIIHELGGARMGDDPSTSVLNGWCQAHDVANLFAVDGAPFVSQADKNPTWTIMALAWRASDYIMEQRTQGRI from the coding sequence ATGATGCAACAGCGAACCGTATACGACGTATGTATCGTCGGCTCGGGAGCGGGCGGCGGCATGGCCGCCTACGCGCTCACTCAGGCGGGCGCGAACGTAATCATGCTCGAGGCCGGCGGGCCGTGGGACAATACGAGCGACGACTCGGCCATGCTCCGCCCCAACTATTCGTCGCCGCGTCGTGGCGGCTCGACCCCCGACCGGCCGTTCGGCGAGTTCGATGCCTGCATCGGCGGCTGGAATATCGAGGGCGAGCCGTACACGCGCGCCGATGGCACGCGCTTCGACTGGTGGCGCGCCCGGATGGTCGGCGGTCGCACGAACCACTGGGGCCGCATCTCGCTCCGGTTCGGTCCGGACGACTTCCGTCGCAAGTCGCTGGATGGACTCGGCGATGACTGGCCGATCGGCTATGACGACATCGGGCCGTACTACGACCGGCTCGACCGCCTGATCGGCATCTTCGGCAGCCGCGAAGGGCTGCCGAACGATCCCGACGGCATTTTCCAGCCGGCACCGAAGCCGCGGTGCTACGAGCTGCTCGTCAAGAAGGCGTGCAACGACCTCGCCATCACGTGCATCCCCGGTCGCCTGTCGATCCTGACGGAGCCGCTGAACGGCCGTGCGGCGTGCCACTACTGCGGCCACTGCAACCGCGGGTGTCAGACGAACTCGAACTTCTCCAGCACGAACGTGCTCATTGCACCGGCGCTCGAGACGGGCCGACTCACGCTGCGGACACATGCCATGGCGCGTGAGGTGACGCTCGATTCCGCAGGACGCGCCAGCGGCGTCTCGTTCATCGATGCGAATACCGGTGTCGACGAGCACGTGCAGGCCCGCGTCGTGATCCTCGCGGCCAGCGCGCTCGAGTCCACGCGCATCCTGATGAACTCGAAGTCGTCGCAGTTCCCGGATGGGCTCGCAAACACCAGTGGCATGCTCGGGAAGTATCTCACGGATACTACCGGCAGTGATGTGGCCGGCTTCATTCCGGCGATGGAGAACCACATACCGCACAACGAGCGCGGCGTGCAGGGCGGCCACGTCTACATGCCCTGGTGGCTCGACAACTCGAAGCTCGACTTCCCGCGCGGCTACCACATCGAGGTATGGGGCGGCCTCGGCGAGCCGGGGGCAGGCTTCATGGGGGGTATACATCGCTATCCGCCCGGTGGCGGATACGGTGTCGATCTGAAGAAGCAGTACCGGCAGTATTACGGCACGACGGTCGGCTTCTCCGGGCGCGGCGAGATGATCCCGAACGAGCAGTCGTACGCCGAGCTCGATCCCGAGGTGAAGGACCGCTTCGGCATCCCGGTGCTGCGTTTCCACTGGCAGTGGAGCGACCACGAGATCAACCAGGTCAGACACATGCAGGAGACCTTCCGCGCGATCATCGAGCACATGGGCGGAACGGTGTTCTCGCCCATGCCGACGCGCGAGAACGGCTACGGCATCGCGACCGGCGGCCGCATCATCCATGAGCTGGGTGGCGCACGCATGGGCGACGACCCGTCCACGTCGGTGCTGAACGGCTGGTGCCAGGCGCACGACGTAGCGAATCTGTTCGCCGTCGATGGTGCGCCGTTCGTATCGCAGGCGGACAAGAATCCTACCTGGACCATCATGGCGCTCGCCTGGCGCGCGAGCGACTACATCATGGAGCAGCGCACGCAGGGGAGGATCTGA
- a CDS encoding acyl-CoA thioesterase II, translated as MSYNIEDLLDLLDLEPIEFNIYRGRNRDIGSGRVFGGQVMAQALVAAQRTVEPDRFAHSMHGYFILPGDLEAPIVYFVDRLRDGKSFTTRRVTAIQHGQAVFNMSASFHRLEEGLEHQSEMPDVTSARDLKPEIAYIRENAHRIPESVRDVLTQDRPFDFRVVDMDPFDDSPREPIRHMWLCAIGEMPDDTISHQAALAYASDYGILATTVQPHALGIRSPELQAATLDHSIWFHRPFRADDWMLYTMDSPAAAGARGFARGSIYTRDGLLVASVAQEGLIRVRSREL; from the coding sequence ATGAGCTACAACATAGAGGACCTGCTCGATCTGCTCGACCTCGAGCCTATCGAGTTCAACATATACCGCGGCCGTAATCGCGACATCGGCAGCGGCCGCGTCTTTGGCGGCCAGGTGATGGCACAGGCGCTCGTCGCCGCACAGCGGACCGTGGAGCCGGATCGCTTCGCGCACTCCATGCACGGCTACTTCATCCTGCCGGGTGACCTGGAGGCGCCGATCGTCTATTTCGTCGATCGTCTGCGTGATGGGAAGAGTTTCACGACGCGGCGCGTCACCGCCATCCAGCATGGGCAGGCGGTGTTCAATATGTCGGCGTCGTTCCACCGGCTCGAGGAAGGACTCGAGCATCAGTCGGAAATGCCGGACGTAACGTCCGCACGTGACCTCAAGCCCGAGATCGCCTACATCCGCGAGAACGCGCACAGGATCCCCGAGTCGGTCCGCGATGTGCTCACACAGGACCGACCGTTCGACTTCCGGGTGGTGGACATGGATCCGTTCGACGACTCGCCACGCGAGCCCATCCGACACATGTGGCTCTGTGCAATCGGCGAAATGCCCGACGACACCATCAGCCACCAGGCGGCCCTCGCCTACGCATCGGACTACGGCATCCTCGCCACCACCGTGCAGCCACATGCACTCGGCATCCGCAGTCCTGAGCTGCAGGCGGCCACGCTCGACCACTCGATCTGGTTCCACCGCCCGTTCAGGGCTGATGACTGGATGCTGTATACGATGGACAGTCCCGCAGCGGCGGGTGCGCGCGGCTTCGCTCGTGGTAGTATCTACACCCGGGATGGGCTGCTGGTCGCGTCCGTCGCGCAGGAAGGATTGATCAGGGTACGCTCGCGCGAACTATGA
- a CDS encoding MarR family transcriptional regulator encodes MTDRDIALKLYIVLSRAYLAVERHSQADIARHDLSQGEFAIMEALYHKGPLLLGEVQRKILVSSGGVTYLVDRLEADGLVERRECPTDRRARYAALTPKGRQLMKRIFPEHAAALERAVSGLSATEKKQAIELLRKLGRAAADIGTDS; translated from the coding sequence ATGACGGATCGCGACATCGCACTCAAACTGTACATCGTGCTCTCGCGTGCGTATCTCGCGGTGGAGCGCCATTCGCAGGCGGACATCGCCCGCCACGATCTGTCACAGGGCGAGTTCGCGATCATGGAAGCGCTGTACCACAAGGGGCCGCTGCTGCTGGGCGAGGTGCAGCGGAAGATTCTGGTGTCGAGCGGTGGTGTGACGTATCTGGTCGACCGGCTCGAGGCGGACGGTCTCGTCGAGCGACGGGAGTGCCCGACCGACAGACGAGCGCGGTACGCGGCGCTGACGCCGAAGGGGCGACAACTGATGAAGCGCATCTTCCCCGAGCACGCGGCCGCACTCGAGCGCGCCGTTTCGGGGTTGTCGGCCACGGAGAAGAAGCAGGCGATCGAACTGCTTCGCAAGCTTGGCAGAGCGGCGGCGGATATCGGCACCGATTCCTGA
- a CDS encoding MFS transporter: protein MSARLSTMMFLQFFIWGAWYTTVAVFMSNNGMESLTHWPFTVNPIAAIVAPFFLGLVADRYFATEKVLGVLHLAGGAIMLFVPGAVQSPGLFITLLLLYNLCYMPTLGLSNSLAFHHIRDQEKQFPLIRVFGTIGWIVAGLFISFVLGRFVAGGVPEQTAAPLYTTAVASILLGLYAFTLPHTPPRAAGQRMSVRSIVGLDALDHLGSRSFYVFIAASLLLCIPLAAYYNFTQIFLVDAGVERIAATQTLGQMSEAVFMVLMPLFFARLGVKWMLAAGMGAWVLRYVLFALAAPDAIFWMIAAGILLHGICYDFFFVTGQIYVDKKSSPAIRGQAQGFFVLITYGVGMLIGAQIAGNVYARVLGDATSLTLEQWRDFWYIPAAFAAAVLVFFVLAFRDRTDRSMEVAPAEAVVP, encoded by the coding sequence ATGAGCGCACGCCTGAGCACCATGATGTTCCTGCAGTTCTTCATCTGGGGCGCATGGTACACGACGGTCGCGGTCTTTATGTCGAATAACGGCATGGAGTCGCTCACGCACTGGCCGTTCACCGTGAACCCCATCGCCGCGATCGTCGCGCCGTTCTTCCTCGGCCTCGTAGCAGACCGCTATTTTGCGACGGAAAAAGTGCTCGGCGTGCTGCACCTGGCGGGCGGCGCGATCATGCTGTTCGTGCCCGGCGCCGTACAGTCGCCGGGCCTGTTCATCACGCTGCTGCTGCTCTACAACCTGTGCTACATGCCGACGCTCGGGCTGTCGAACTCGCTCGCGTTCCACCACATCCGCGATCAGGAAAAGCAGTTCCCGCTGATCCGCGTATTCGGCACGATCGGCTGGATCGTCGCGGGCCTGTTCATCAGCTTTGTGCTCGGTCGGTTCGTGGCAGGAGGCGTTCCGGAGCAGACGGCGGCGCCGCTCTATACGACGGCCGTCGCCAGCATCCTGCTCGGGCTCTATGCATTCACGCTGCCGCATACGCCCCCCCGTGCGGCAGGCCAGAGGATGTCGGTGCGCAGCATCGTCGGCCTCGATGCGCTCGACCATCTCGGCAGCCGCTCATTCTACGTGTTCATAGCGGCATCACTGCTGTTGTGCATACCTCTCGCCGCATACTACAACTTTACGCAGATCTTCCTGGTCGATGCCGGCGTCGAACGTATCGCAGCGACCCAGACGCTCGGGCAGATGTCGGAGGCGGTGTTCATGGTGCTCATGCCGCTCTTCTTCGCGCGGCTCGGCGTCAAGTGGATGCTCGCCGCCGGGATGGGCGCCTGGGTGCTGCGCTACGTGCTGTTCGCGCTCGCCGCTCCGGACGCGATCTTCTGGATGATCGCCGCCGGCATCCTGCTGCACGGCATCTGCTACGACTTCTTCTTCGTGACCGGCCAGATCTACGTGGACAAGAAGTCGTCGCCCGCGATACGCGGTCAGGCGCAGGGCTTCTTCGTACTTATTACCTACGGCGTGGGAATGCTGATCGGCGCGCAGATCGCGGGCAACGTCTATGCGCGCGTGCTCGGCGATGCGACGTCGCTCACGCTCGAGCAGTGGCGGGACTTCTGGTACATCCCCGCGGCGTTCGCGGCCGCAGTGCTTGTGTTCTTCGTCCTTGCGTTCCGTGATCGCACGGACAGGTCGATGGAGGTGGCTCCGGCGGAAGCCGTCGTGCCCTGA
- a CDS encoding VOC family protein gives MITKGFHHVTLIAAEAARTIAFYRDLLGIDLIAQQPGAQGEAASMLCFGSDAGEPGTLLVVLERPHAGYGRPGTGGIHHFALTVETPEAQLMWKRRLQDHGVPVSGPYNRGWFRSIYFADPDGQIVEIATRGPGYALDEAADALGSDIVIPPGAELRGTRDEAIVRARTYEDPVPSITPEMRLDGLHHVSGLTDDVEQIGDFYEAALGLRRVKRSVNQDDPTMPHWFWATYDGRDVAPRSSLTMFGRWANGGHPGVGRLRRAAAGIGQTHSIAFRADDEEQLRAWQDHVRSLGTETTDVIDRAWYRSIEFRAPDGLLMEISTDRPGFSLAEAA, from the coding sequence ATGATCACGAAGGGATTCCATCACGTAACGCTGATCGCTGCGGAAGCGGCACGCACCATCGCGTTCTATCGTGACCTGCTGGGAATAGACCTGATCGCGCAGCAGCCCGGAGCGCAGGGCGAGGCAGCGTCCATGTTGTGCTTCGGCAGCGATGCCGGTGAGCCGGGAACGCTGCTCGTGGTGCTGGAGCGGCCGCATGCGGGATACGGCCGTCCGGGTACGGGTGGCATCCACCATTTCGCGCTGACCGTGGAGACGCCGGAGGCGCAACTCATGTGGAAGCGTCGTTTGCAGGATCACGGCGTGCCCGTGTCGGGACCGTACAACCGCGGCTGGTTCCGGAGCATCTACTTCGCCGACCCGGATGGCCAGATCGTGGAGATCGCGACACGTGGACCGGGCTACGCGCTGGACGAGGCGGCAGACGCGCTGGGCAGCGACATAGTGATTCCGCCGGGGGCAGAGCTGCGCGGCACGCGCGACGAGGCGATTGTGCGCGCCCGCACGTACGAGGATCCGGTACCGTCGATCACGCCGGAGATGCGACTCGACGGACTGCACCATGTCAGCGGGTTGACGGATGATGTCGAACAGATTGGCGACTTCTACGAGGCCGCGCTGGGCCTGCGGCGTGTGAAGCGGAGCGTGAACCAGGATGACCCCACGATGCCGCACTGGTTCTGGGCGACGTACGACGGTCGCGATGTTGCACCGCGCAGCAGCCTGACCATGTTCGGGCGCTGGGCGAACGGCGGGCACCCCGGCGTCGGACGGCTCAGGCGCGCCGCCGCCGGGATCGGGCAGACGCACTCGATCGCGTTCCGAGCGGACGACGAGGAACAGTTGCGCGCGTGGCAGGATCACGTCCGTTCGCTCGGAACGGAGACGACCGATGTGATCGATCGCGCGTGGTACAGGAGCATCGAGTTTCGCGCACCGGATGGCCTGCTGATGGAGATCTCGACGGACCGACCGGGCTTCTCTCTGGCGGAGGCGGCATGA
- a CDS encoding four helix bundle protein, producing the protein MDALFNHEKLEVYHVARLFNQEVRDLLDTLPRGHADSRDNLKRGAMSITRNIAEGSGKWTIKDKVNFYHIARGSATECAACLDELVDFDLMPQERIRAPKQALFRVVAMLTAMIRSLESRTGTDMSR; encoded by the coding sequence ATGGACGCTCTGTTCAATCACGAGAAGCTGGAAGTTTATCACGTCGCTCGGCTGTTCAACCAGGAAGTCCGCGACCTCCTGGACACCCTGCCGCGCGGGCACGCGGACTCGCGAGACAACCTAAAGCGCGGCGCGATGTCCATAACGCGAAACATCGCTGAAGGCTCGGGCAAATGGACAATCAAGGACAAGGTCAACTTTTATCATATCGCGCGAGGCTCGGCCACCGAGTGCGCCGCGTGTCTCGATGAACTGGTGGATTTTGATCTCATGCCTCAGGAGCGGATCCGGGCGCCGAAGCAGGCCCTCTTCCGCGTTGTCGCCATGCTCACGGCCATGATCCGCTCACTTGAATCGCGCACCGGTACCGACATGAGTCGCTGA
- a CDS encoding Gfo/Idh/MocA family oxidoreductase — MTQPLNSRSPANAKDAADAADAPEWSASSMSRRTFVAGATTAMSAMIVPRHVLGGPHHVAPSAKLNIAIIGAGGMGMSNAENMTAENIVAICDVDFPYVERQLESKQKDGDGKERPKGVALKEAYLKARRFTDFREMLEKQKNIDAVVIATPDHTHAVIADMAMKMGRHVYVQKPLTATVHESRVLAGTARATGVVTQMGNQGHSMDEARLINEWIQAGVIGPVREVHIWTNRPIWPQGVARPLEYAALQDANGSTTEPRTSWNSRAIAQATAAAMAADYRVPDTLDWDLYLGPADVPYHPIYHPFNWRGWVDFGVGALGDMAAHLLDHPYWALGLGYPISVEATSTPFGGPRESPATYPLAMTAHYEFPARGMQPPVRVNWYDGGLMPPRHAMLPDDLALNREGGVMYIGEWGVLMHETYGRNPRLFPEPLMEQAKAVPATYPRIGDDHETNWIRACKRETQATSPFEYAAPLTEVMLLGIVALRAGQGKKIVFDPAAMRITNDEDANQYLTREYRAGWGL, encoded by the coding sequence ATGACCCAGCCCCTCAACTCCAGGTCTCCCGCGAACGCCAAGGACGCCGCCGACGCAGCGGACGCCCCGGAGTGGTCGGCCAGCTCGATGTCCCGGCGCACCTTCGTCGCCGGCGCCACCACAGCCATGAGTGCGATGATCGTCCCGCGTCATGTCCTTGGCGGGCCGCATCACGTCGCGCCGAGTGCGAAGCTCAACATCGCGATCATCGGTGCGGGTGGTATGGGCATGTCGAACGCTGAGAACATGACGGCGGAGAATATTGTCGCGATCTGCGATGTCGACTTTCCGTACGTCGAGCGGCAGCTGGAGTCCAAACAGAAGGATGGCGACGGGAAGGAGCGGCCGAAGGGGGTTGCGCTGAAGGAGGCGTATCTGAAGGCGCGGCGCTTCACGGACTTCCGCGAGATGCTCGAGAAGCAGAAGAACATCGATGCGGTCGTGATCGCGACGCCGGACCACACGCACGCAGTGATCGCCGACATGGCGATGAAGATGGGCAGGCACGTTTACGTGCAGAAGCCGCTCACTGCGACCGTGCACGAGTCGCGCGTCCTGGCTGGAACGGCGCGCGCGACGGGCGTCGTGACGCAGATGGGCAATCAGGGCCATTCCATGGATGAGGCGCGCCTGATCAACGAATGGATCCAGGCGGGCGTGATCGGGCCGGTGCGCGAGGTCCATATCTGGACGAATCGTCCTATCTGGCCGCAGGGCGTCGCACGGCCGCTCGAATATGCCGCTTTGCAGGACGCGAACGGTTCGACGACCGAGCCGCGCACCAGCTGGAACTCGCGCGCGATCGCACAGGCGACTGCAGCGGCAATGGCGGCGGACTATCGCGTGCCGGATACACTCGACTGGGATCTCTACCTCGGCCCCGCGGACGTGCCGTATCATCCCATCTATCACCCGTTCAACTGGCGCGGCTGGGTCGACTTCGGCGTCGGTGCGCTCGGCGACATGGCCGCGCACCTGCTGGATCACCCGTACTGGGCGCTCGGCCTCGGCTATCCGATCAGTGTCGAGGCGACATCGACGCCGTTCGGCGGGCCGCGCGAGAGTCCGGCGACGTATCCGCTGGCGATGACGGCTCACTACGAGTTCCCCGCGCGCGGCATGCAGCCGCCGGTCCGCGTGAACTGGTATGACGGCGGGCTCATGCCGCCGCGCCACGCGATGCTGCCGGACGACCTCGCGCTCAACCGCGAGGGCGGCGTGATGTACATCGGTGAGTGGGGCGTGCTCATGCACGAGACGTACGGCCGCAACCCGCGGCTCTTCCCGGAGCCCCTGATGGAGCAGGCGAAGGCCGTGCCCGCGACGTACCCGCGCATCGGCGACGATCATGAGACGAACTGGATCCGCGCGTGCAAGCGCGAGACACAGGCGACCAGCCCCTTCGAGTACGCCGCACCGCTCACGGAAGTGATGCTGCTCGGGATCGTCGCACTCAGGGCAGGGCAGGGAAAGAAGATTGTGTTCGATCCCGCCGCCATGCGCATCACGAATGATGAGGACGCGAACCAGTACCTCACGCGTGAGTATCGTGCGGGCTGGGGTCTCTGA